The Lycium barbarum isolate Lr01 chromosome 12, ASM1917538v2, whole genome shotgun sequence genome includes a region encoding these proteins:
- the LOC132622637 gene encoding calcium-transporting ATPase 2, plasma membrane-type-like isoform X1: MESYLNENFGEVKAKHSSEEVLKRWRSLCGVVKNPKRRFRFTANLSKRYEAAAMRRTNHEKLRVAVLVSKAAFQFIQGMQPSDYTVPKEVEDAGFHIDADELGSIVESHDLKKVKFHGGVDGIANKLATSSTNGLSTDNETGLTRRQELFGVNKFQESEARSYWLFVWEALQDMTLMILGACAFVSLIVGIAMEGWPVGAHDGLGIVASILLVVFVTATSDYRQSLQFRDLDKEKKKISIQVTRNGCRQKMSIYDLVPGDIVHLAIGDQVPADGLFLSGFSVLIDESSLTGESEPVMVHAQNPFLLSGTKVQDGSCKMLVTTVGMRTQWGKLIATLSEGGDDETPLQVKLNGVATIIGKIGLFFAVVTFAVLLQTMFSRKLQEGSHWSWSGEEAREVLEYFAIAVTIVVVAVPEGLPLAVTLSLAFAMKKMMHDKALVRHLAACETMGSATTICSDKTGTLTTNRMTVVKTCFCMNVKDVSKPGDASSLCSEMPNSMLKTLLQSIFNNTSGEVVVSKGKKREMLGTPTETAILEFGLALGGDFQAERQAGKLVKVEPFNSTKKLMAVVLELPEGGLRAHTKGASEIILAACDKVINSNGDVVSLDETLRNNLNATIDQFASEALRTLCLAYMDLESGFSPDDAIPLSGYICIGIVGIKDPVRPGVRESVSLCRSAGITVRMVTGDNINTAKAIARECGILTDDGIAIEGPVFREMSQEEMLKVIPKIQVMARSSPLDKHTLVKQLRTTFNEVVAVTGDGTNDAPALHEADIGLAMGIAGTEVAKESADVIILDDNFSTIVTVAKWGRSVYINIQKFVQFQLTVNIVALVVNFASACVTGSAPLTAVQLLWVNMIMDTLGALALATEPPNDELMKRAPVGRKGNFISNVMWRNILGQSLYQFLIIWFLQVYGKTIFRLDGPDANLTLNTVIFNSFVFCQLFNEVNSREMEKVEVWEGILDNYVFVMVIGVTLFFQIIIIEYLGTFANTTPLSFGQWFLSVFFGFLGMPIAVGLKKIKL; encoded by the exons ATGGAGAGCTATTTGAATGAGAATTTTGGAGAAGTGAAGGCAAAGCACTCGTCAGAAGAGGTGCTGAAACGATGGAGGAGTCTATGTGGTGTTGTGAAGAACCCAAAACGTCGTTTTCGTTTCACTGCTAATCTTTCCAAGCGTTATGAGGCTGCTGCTATGCGTCGTACTAATCAT GAGAAACTGAGGGTAGCAGTTCTGGTTTCCAAGGCTGCCTTTCAGTTTATACAAG GCATGCAACCAAGTGATTACACTGTCCCGAAGGAAGTTGAAGATGCTGGTTTTCATATTGATGCCGATGAGCTAGGATCCATAGTTGAAAGCCATGATCTGAAAAAAGTGAAATTTCATGGAGGAGTGGATGGGATTGCAAATAAGCTGGCCACGTCAAGTACCAATGGGCTATCTACTGATAATGAAACTGGCCTAACTCGCAGACAGGAACTTTTTGGAGTTAACAAATTCCAAGAAAGTGAAGCTCGGAGCTATTGGTTGTTTGTTTGGGAAGCCCTTCAAGACATGACTCTCATGATCCTTGGTGCGTGTGCTTTTGTTTCTCTGATTGTTGGCATTGCAATGGAGGGATGGCCTGTAGGGGCTCATGATGGTCTTGGTATTGTAGCTAGTATTTTGCTGGTGGTCTTTGTTACAGCAACAAGTGATTATCGTCAATCCTTGCAGTTCAGAGACCTTgacaaagagaagaagaaaatatCTATCCAGGTTACTAGGAACGGATGTAGACAAAAGATGTCCATATATGATCTAGTTCCTGGTGATATAGTTCATCTCGCGATAGGAGATCAAGTCCCTGCAGATGGACTCTTTCTTTCAGGATTTTCTGTTTTAATTGATGAATCCAGCTTGACTGGAGAAAGTGAGCCAGTAATGGTCCATGCTCAAAATCCTTTTCTTCTTTCTGGAACCAAGGTCCAAGATGGTTCTTGCAAGATGTTGGTTACAACAGTTGGGATGAGGACTCAGTGGGGAAAACTGATAGCAACTCTCAGTGAAGGTGGAGATGATGAAACTCCGTTACAGGTTAAACTGAATGGAGTGGCGACAATCATTGGAAAGATAGGCCTTTTCTTTGCTGTTGTGACTTTTGCAGTACTCTTGCAGACGATGTTTAGCCGAAAACTCCAAGAGGGGTCCCACTGGAGCTGGTCTGGGGAAGAAGCTAGGGAAGTCTTGGAATACTTTGCCATTGCAGTTACCATTGTGGTTGTAGCAGTTCCCGAGGGACTTCCTCTGGCTGTGACCTTAAGTCTTGCCTTTGCCATGAAAAAGATGATGCATGATAAGGCACTTGTCCGTCATCTAGCAGCTTGTGAGACAATGGGATCAGCTACAACCATCTGTAGTGATAAAACTGGCACTCTAACAACCAACCGCATGACTGTAGTGAAAACATGCTTCTGTATGAATGTCAAAGATGTGAGCAAACCAGGTGATGCATCTTCACTTTGTTCTGAAATGCCAAATTCTATGCTCAAAACTTTGCTGCAGTCGATTTTTAACAACACAAGTGGAGAAGTTGTAGTTAGCAAGGGCAAGAAGCGTGAGATGTTGGGAACCCCAACTGAAACTGCTATATTGGAGTTTGGCTTAGCACTTGGAGGagattttcaagcagaaagacaAGCAGGAAAACTCGTGAAAGTTGAACCGTTCAACTCTACTAAGAAGCTGATGGCCGTGGTGCTTGAGCTTCCTGAAGGAGGTTTAAGGGCTCATACCAAAGGTGCTTCAGAAATCATTTTGGCTGCCTGTGACAAAGTTATCAATTCAAATGGTGACGTTGTTTCCTTGGATGAGACATTAAGAAATAATCTTAATGCCACCATTGATCAGTTTGCTTCTGAAGCTCTTCGTACCTTGTGTCTTGCCTATATGGATCTTGAAAGCGGATTTTCTCCCGATGATGCTATTCCACTCTCTGGCTACATTTGCATAGGTATTGTAGGTATAAAGGATCCCGTTCGTCCTGGAGTCAGGGAGTCTGTTTCACTTTGTCGTTCAGCAGGCATTACTGTTCGGATGGTTACCGGAGATAACATCAATACTGCCAAAGCCATAGCTAGGGAATGTGGTATACTGACAGACGATGGTATCGCCATCGAAGGGCCAGTTTTTCGGGAAATGAGTCAAGAGGAAATGCTGAAAGTGATTCCCAAAATTCAG GTGATGGCTAGGTCTTCGCCTCTGGACAAGCACACATTAGTAAAGCAATTGCGGACAACATTCAATGAAGTTGTTGCAGTCACTGGTGATGGGACCAATGATGCTCCTGCACTTCATGAAGCAGATATTGGACTTGCAATGGGCATTGCTGGAACTGAG GTTGCGAAAGAGAGTGCTGATGTCATCATACTGGATGacaatttctccacaattgttACAGTGGCCAAATGGGGACGCTCAGTCTACATAAACATTCAGAAATTTGTTCAGTTTCAGCTGACAGTTAATATTGTTGCATTGGTAGTTAACTTCGCTTCAGCTTGTGTGACAG GAAGCGCTCCCCTTACTGCTGTTCAACTTCTGTGGGTCAACATGATCATGGATACCTTAGGAGCACTTGCTCTAGCAACAGAGCCCCCTAATGATGAACTAATGAAAAGAGCCCCAGTAGGGAGGAAAGGAAATTTTATCAGCAACGTCATGTGGAGGAATATCTTGGGCCAATCCTTATATCAGTTCTTAATTATATGGTTCCTTCAGGTTTATGGGAAAACAATATTCCGTCTTGATGGTCCGGATGCTAACCTTACCCTCAACACAGTTATTTTCAACTCATTCGTCTTCTGCCAG CTTTTCAATGAAGTAAACTCCCGGGAGATGGAAAAAGTTGAGGTTTGGGAAGGCATACTGGATAACTATGTATTTGTGATGGTTATCGGAGTAACTCTTTTCTTCCAAATCATAATCATTGAATATCTGGGGACATTTGCCAACACCACTCCCCTCTCATTTGGCCAATGGTTCCTAAGTGTATTTTTCGGGTTCTTGGGCATGCCAATTGCTGTAGGCTTAAAGAAGATAAAGCTATGA
- the LOC132622637 gene encoding calcium-transporting ATPase 2, plasma membrane-type-like isoform X2 codes for MQPSDYTVPKEVEDAGFHIDADELGSIVESHDLKKVKFHGGVDGIANKLATSSTNGLSTDNETGLTRRQELFGVNKFQESEARSYWLFVWEALQDMTLMILGACAFVSLIVGIAMEGWPVGAHDGLGIVASILLVVFVTATSDYRQSLQFRDLDKEKKKISIQVTRNGCRQKMSIYDLVPGDIVHLAIGDQVPADGLFLSGFSVLIDESSLTGESEPVMVHAQNPFLLSGTKVQDGSCKMLVTTVGMRTQWGKLIATLSEGGDDETPLQVKLNGVATIIGKIGLFFAVVTFAVLLQTMFSRKLQEGSHWSWSGEEAREVLEYFAIAVTIVVVAVPEGLPLAVTLSLAFAMKKMMHDKALVRHLAACETMGSATTICSDKTGTLTTNRMTVVKTCFCMNVKDVSKPGDASSLCSEMPNSMLKTLLQSIFNNTSGEVVVSKGKKREMLGTPTETAILEFGLALGGDFQAERQAGKLVKVEPFNSTKKLMAVVLELPEGGLRAHTKGASEIILAACDKVINSNGDVVSLDETLRNNLNATIDQFASEALRTLCLAYMDLESGFSPDDAIPLSGYICIGIVGIKDPVRPGVRESVSLCRSAGITVRMVTGDNINTAKAIARECGILTDDGIAIEGPVFREMSQEEMLKVIPKIQVMARSSPLDKHTLVKQLRTTFNEVVAVTGDGTNDAPALHEADIGLAMGIAGTEVAKESADVIILDDNFSTIVTVAKWGRSVYINIQKFVQFQLTVNIVALVVNFASACVTGSAPLTAVQLLWVNMIMDTLGALALATEPPNDELMKRAPVGRKGNFISNVMWRNILGQSLYQFLIIWFLQVYGKTIFRLDGPDANLTLNTVIFNSFVFCQLFNEVNSREMEKVEVWEGILDNYVFVMVIGVTLFFQIIIIEYLGTFANTTPLSFGQWFLSVFFGFLGMPIAVGLKKIKL; via the exons ATGCAACCAAGTGATTACACTGTCCCGAAGGAAGTTGAAGATGCTGGTTTTCATATTGATGCCGATGAGCTAGGATCCATAGTTGAAAGCCATGATCTGAAAAAAGTGAAATTTCATGGAGGAGTGGATGGGATTGCAAATAAGCTGGCCACGTCAAGTACCAATGGGCTATCTACTGATAATGAAACTGGCCTAACTCGCAGACAGGAACTTTTTGGAGTTAACAAATTCCAAGAAAGTGAAGCTCGGAGCTATTGGTTGTTTGTTTGGGAAGCCCTTCAAGACATGACTCTCATGATCCTTGGTGCGTGTGCTTTTGTTTCTCTGATTGTTGGCATTGCAATGGAGGGATGGCCTGTAGGGGCTCATGATGGTCTTGGTATTGTAGCTAGTATTTTGCTGGTGGTCTTTGTTACAGCAACAAGTGATTATCGTCAATCCTTGCAGTTCAGAGACCTTgacaaagagaagaagaaaatatCTATCCAGGTTACTAGGAACGGATGTAGACAAAAGATGTCCATATATGATCTAGTTCCTGGTGATATAGTTCATCTCGCGATAGGAGATCAAGTCCCTGCAGATGGACTCTTTCTTTCAGGATTTTCTGTTTTAATTGATGAATCCAGCTTGACTGGAGAAAGTGAGCCAGTAATGGTCCATGCTCAAAATCCTTTTCTTCTTTCTGGAACCAAGGTCCAAGATGGTTCTTGCAAGATGTTGGTTACAACAGTTGGGATGAGGACTCAGTGGGGAAAACTGATAGCAACTCTCAGTGAAGGTGGAGATGATGAAACTCCGTTACAGGTTAAACTGAATGGAGTGGCGACAATCATTGGAAAGATAGGCCTTTTCTTTGCTGTTGTGACTTTTGCAGTACTCTTGCAGACGATGTTTAGCCGAAAACTCCAAGAGGGGTCCCACTGGAGCTGGTCTGGGGAAGAAGCTAGGGAAGTCTTGGAATACTTTGCCATTGCAGTTACCATTGTGGTTGTAGCAGTTCCCGAGGGACTTCCTCTGGCTGTGACCTTAAGTCTTGCCTTTGCCATGAAAAAGATGATGCATGATAAGGCACTTGTCCGTCATCTAGCAGCTTGTGAGACAATGGGATCAGCTACAACCATCTGTAGTGATAAAACTGGCACTCTAACAACCAACCGCATGACTGTAGTGAAAACATGCTTCTGTATGAATGTCAAAGATGTGAGCAAACCAGGTGATGCATCTTCACTTTGTTCTGAAATGCCAAATTCTATGCTCAAAACTTTGCTGCAGTCGATTTTTAACAACACAAGTGGAGAAGTTGTAGTTAGCAAGGGCAAGAAGCGTGAGATGTTGGGAACCCCAACTGAAACTGCTATATTGGAGTTTGGCTTAGCACTTGGAGGagattttcaagcagaaagacaAGCAGGAAAACTCGTGAAAGTTGAACCGTTCAACTCTACTAAGAAGCTGATGGCCGTGGTGCTTGAGCTTCCTGAAGGAGGTTTAAGGGCTCATACCAAAGGTGCTTCAGAAATCATTTTGGCTGCCTGTGACAAAGTTATCAATTCAAATGGTGACGTTGTTTCCTTGGATGAGACATTAAGAAATAATCTTAATGCCACCATTGATCAGTTTGCTTCTGAAGCTCTTCGTACCTTGTGTCTTGCCTATATGGATCTTGAAAGCGGATTTTCTCCCGATGATGCTATTCCACTCTCTGGCTACATTTGCATAGGTATTGTAGGTATAAAGGATCCCGTTCGTCCTGGAGTCAGGGAGTCTGTTTCACTTTGTCGTTCAGCAGGCATTACTGTTCGGATGGTTACCGGAGATAACATCAATACTGCCAAAGCCATAGCTAGGGAATGTGGTATACTGACAGACGATGGTATCGCCATCGAAGGGCCAGTTTTTCGGGAAATGAGTCAAGAGGAAATGCTGAAAGTGATTCCCAAAATTCAG GTGATGGCTAGGTCTTCGCCTCTGGACAAGCACACATTAGTAAAGCAATTGCGGACAACATTCAATGAAGTTGTTGCAGTCACTGGTGATGGGACCAATGATGCTCCTGCACTTCATGAAGCAGATATTGGACTTGCAATGGGCATTGCTGGAACTGAG GTTGCGAAAGAGAGTGCTGATGTCATCATACTGGATGacaatttctccacaattgttACAGTGGCCAAATGGGGACGCTCAGTCTACATAAACATTCAGAAATTTGTTCAGTTTCAGCTGACAGTTAATATTGTTGCATTGGTAGTTAACTTCGCTTCAGCTTGTGTGACAG GAAGCGCTCCCCTTACTGCTGTTCAACTTCTGTGGGTCAACATGATCATGGATACCTTAGGAGCACTTGCTCTAGCAACAGAGCCCCCTAATGATGAACTAATGAAAAGAGCCCCAGTAGGGAGGAAAGGAAATTTTATCAGCAACGTCATGTGGAGGAATATCTTGGGCCAATCCTTATATCAGTTCTTAATTATATGGTTCCTTCAGGTTTATGGGAAAACAATATTCCGTCTTGATGGTCCGGATGCTAACCTTACCCTCAACACAGTTATTTTCAACTCATTCGTCTTCTGCCAG CTTTTCAATGAAGTAAACTCCCGGGAGATGGAAAAAGTTGAGGTTTGGGAAGGCATACTGGATAACTATGTATTTGTGATGGTTATCGGAGTAACTCTTTTCTTCCAAATCATAATCATTGAATATCTGGGGACATTTGCCAACACCACTCCCCTCTCATTTGGCCAATGGTTCCTAAGTGTATTTTTCGGGTTCTTGGGCATGCCAATTGCTGTAGGCTTAAAGAAGATAAAGCTATGA
- the LOC132622447 gene encoding BTB/POZ and TAZ domain-containing protein 4-like isoform X4, with product MDRMNEGFHPERTLPNPPPLPVALTTYLYKSRKSPHCSFSTATKNTWDSLFDEGYRADVSIYTDNGGIIYAHASILGMASSVFKSMLNLKQSRAHSSSGHRRSISIRGVPPEGVQIFVRFLYSSCFEEDKMQEHALTVLVLSHAYAIPHLKRKCECQLLDKGLITRDNVVDIFQLALLCDAPRLSLFCHRFMLKHFKAISSTDGWDAMKKSHPVLEKQILKSVIDEDIRDKERVRKINERKVYMQLYEAMEALVHICKDGCQTIGPYDKILKKDQAPCKYSACKGLELLIRHFAGCEMRVGGGCKHCKRMWQVLELHSRLCANSDVCRVPLCRYIEL from the exons ATGGATAGGATGAATGAGGGGTTTCATCCGGAGAGAACATTGCCAAATCCACCTCCATTGCCAGTAGCTTTGACAACTTACTTATATAAGAGCAGGAAATCACCACATTGCTCCTTTTCTACCGCTACGAAGAATACATGGGATAGCCTCTTTGATGAAGGTTACAGAGCCGATGTCTCAATCTATACAGATAATGGTGGCATCATCTATGCACATGCTAGTATTCTG ggTATGGCTTCTTCAGTATTCAAAAGTATGTTGAACTTGAAACAGTCAAGAGCTCATAGTAGTAGCGGTCATAGGAGATCAATCTCTATACGTGGGGTTCCACCTGAAGGTGTTCAAATTTTCGTTAGATTCTTGTATTCTTCCTG CTTTGAAGAAGATAAAATGCAGGAGCATGCATTGACTGTATTGGTGCTCTCACATGCATATGCAATCCCCCATCTAAAGCGAAAATGTGAGTGTCAGCTACTGGACAAAGGATTGATAACTAGGGATAATGTGGTTGACATATTTCAGCTTGCACTTTTATGTGATGCCCCTCGGCTTAGCCTCTTCTGTCACCGCTTTATGCTCAAACATTTCAAGGCTATTTCTAGCACAGATGGATGGGATGCTATGAAAAAGAGTCACCCAGTGCTTGAAAAACAGATTTTGAAATCTGTAATTGATGAGGATATT AGGGATAAGGAAAGGGTAAGAAAAATCAATGAGAGAAAAGTGTACATGCAACTATACGAGGCAATGGAAGCTTTGGTTCACATATGCAAAGATGGTTGTCAAACCATTGGTCCATATGATAAAATCTTGAAAAAGGATCAAGCACCATGCAAATATTCAGCATGCAAAGGGCTAGAATTGCTCATTCGTCACTTTGCAGGATGTGAAATGAGAGTTGGTGGGGGCTGCAAACACTGCAAGAGAATGTGGCAAGTGTTGGAACTACATTCTCGCCTTTGTGCTAATTCGGATGTTTGTAGAGTTCCTTTATGCAG
- the LOC132622447 gene encoding BTB/POZ and TAZ domain-containing protein 4-like isoform X1 has protein sequence MDRMNEGFHPERTLPNPPPLPVALTTYLYKSRKSPHCSFSTATKNTWDSLFDEGYRADVSIYTDNGGIIYAHASILGMASSVFKSMLNLKQSRAHSSSGHRRSISIRGVPPEGVQIFVRFLYSSCFEEDKMQEHALTVLVLSHAYAIPHLKRKCECQLLDKGLITRDNVVDIFQLALLCDAPRLSLFCHRFMLKHFKAISSTDGWDAMKKSHPVLEKQILKSVIDEDIRDKERVRKINERKVYMQLYEAMEALVHICKDGCQTIGPYDKILKKDQAPCKYSACKGLELLIRHFAGCEMRVGGGCKHCKRMWQVLELHSRLCANSDVCRVPLCRSFKLRRRRQNKKDEIKWRILVRNIVRSKSISGAPFFSLGIKD, from the exons ATGGATAGGATGAATGAGGGGTTTCATCCGGAGAGAACATTGCCAAATCCACCTCCATTGCCAGTAGCTTTGACAACTTACTTATATAAGAGCAGGAAATCACCACATTGCTCCTTTTCTACCGCTACGAAGAATACATGGGATAGCCTCTTTGATGAAGGTTACAGAGCCGATGTCTCAATCTATACAGATAATGGTGGCATCATCTATGCACATGCTAGTATTCTG ggTATGGCTTCTTCAGTATTCAAAAGTATGTTGAACTTGAAACAGTCAAGAGCTCATAGTAGTAGCGGTCATAGGAGATCAATCTCTATACGTGGGGTTCCACCTGAAGGTGTTCAAATTTTCGTTAGATTCTTGTATTCTTCCTG CTTTGAAGAAGATAAAATGCAGGAGCATGCATTGACTGTATTGGTGCTCTCACATGCATATGCAATCCCCCATCTAAAGCGAAAATGTGAGTGTCAGCTACTGGACAAAGGATTGATAACTAGGGATAATGTGGTTGACATATTTCAGCTTGCACTTTTATGTGATGCCCCTCGGCTTAGCCTCTTCTGTCACCGCTTTATGCTCAAACATTTCAAGGCTATTTCTAGCACAGATGGATGGGATGCTATGAAAAAGAGTCACCCAGTGCTTGAAAAACAGATTTTGAAATCTGTAATTGATGAGGATATT AGGGATAAGGAAAGGGTAAGAAAAATCAATGAGAGAAAAGTGTACATGCAACTATACGAGGCAATGGAAGCTTTGGTTCACATATGCAAAGATGGTTGTCAAACCATTGGTCCATATGATAAAATCTTGAAAAAGGATCAAGCACCATGCAAATATTCAGCATGCAAAGGGCTAGAATTGCTCATTCGTCACTTTGCAGGATGTGAAATGAGAGTTGGTGGGGGCTGCAAACACTGCAAGAGAATGTGGCAAGTGTTGGAACTACATTCTCGCCTTTGTGCTAATTCGGATGTTTGTAGAGTTCCTTTATGCAG AAGTTTTAAGCTGAGGAGGAGGAGACAGAACAAGAAGGATGAAATAAAATGGAGAATATTGGTGAGAAATATAGTGAGATCCAAGAGCATTTCGGGAGCCCCATTCTTCTCATTAGGTATCAAAGACTGA
- the LOC132622447 gene encoding BTB/POZ and TAZ domain-containing protein 4-like isoform X2, with product MDRMNEGFHPERTLPNPPPLPVALTTYLYKSRKSPHCSFSTATKNTWDSLFDEGYRADVSIYTDNGGIIYAHASILGMASSVFKSMLNLKQSRAHSSSGHRRSISIRGVPPEGVQIFVRFLYSSCFEEDKMQEHALTVLVLSHAYAIPHLKRKCECQLLDKGLITRDNVVDIFQLALLCDAPRLSLFCHRFMLKHFKAISSTDGWDAMKKSHPVLEKQILKSVIDEDIRDKERVRKINERKVYMQLYEAMEALVHICKDGCQTIGPYDKILKKDQAPCKYSACKGLELLIRHFAGCEMRVGGGCKHCKRMWQVLELHSRLCANSDVCRVPLCSFDPGVII from the exons ATGGATAGGATGAATGAGGGGTTTCATCCGGAGAGAACATTGCCAAATCCACCTCCATTGCCAGTAGCTTTGACAACTTACTTATATAAGAGCAGGAAATCACCACATTGCTCCTTTTCTACCGCTACGAAGAATACATGGGATAGCCTCTTTGATGAAGGTTACAGAGCCGATGTCTCAATCTATACAGATAATGGTGGCATCATCTATGCACATGCTAGTATTCTG ggTATGGCTTCTTCAGTATTCAAAAGTATGTTGAACTTGAAACAGTCAAGAGCTCATAGTAGTAGCGGTCATAGGAGATCAATCTCTATACGTGGGGTTCCACCTGAAGGTGTTCAAATTTTCGTTAGATTCTTGTATTCTTCCTG CTTTGAAGAAGATAAAATGCAGGAGCATGCATTGACTGTATTGGTGCTCTCACATGCATATGCAATCCCCCATCTAAAGCGAAAATGTGAGTGTCAGCTACTGGACAAAGGATTGATAACTAGGGATAATGTGGTTGACATATTTCAGCTTGCACTTTTATGTGATGCCCCTCGGCTTAGCCTCTTCTGTCACCGCTTTATGCTCAAACATTTCAAGGCTATTTCTAGCACAGATGGATGGGATGCTATGAAAAAGAGTCACCCAGTGCTTGAAAAACAGATTTTGAAATCTGTAATTGATGAGGATATT AGGGATAAGGAAAGGGTAAGAAAAATCAATGAGAGAAAAGTGTACATGCAACTATACGAGGCAATGGAAGCTTTGGTTCACATATGCAAAGATGGTTGTCAAACCATTGGTCCATATGATAAAATCTTGAAAAAGGATCAAGCACCATGCAAATATTCAGCATGCAAAGGGCTAGAATTGCTCATTCGTCACTTTGCAGGATGTGAAATGAGAGTTGGTGGGGGCTGCAAACACTGCAAGAGAATGTGGCAAGTGTTGGAACTACATTCTCGCCTTTGTGCTAATTCGGATGTTTGTAGAGTTCCTTTATGCAG CTTTGATCCAGGAGTCATCATTTAA
- the LOC132622447 gene encoding BTB/POZ and TAZ domain-containing protein 4-like isoform X5: protein MDRMNEGFHPERTLPNPPPLPVALTTYLYKSRKSPHCSFSTATKNTWDSLFDEGYRADVSIYTDNGGIIYAHASILGMASSVFKSMLNLKQSRAHSSSGHRRSISIRGVPPEGVQIFVRFLYSSCFEEDKMQEHALTVLVLSHAYAIPHLKRKCECQLLDKGLITRDNVVDIFQLALLCDAPRLSLFCHRFMLKHFKAISSTDGWDAMKKSHPVLEKQILKSVIDEDIRDKERVRKINERKVYMQLYEAMEALVHICKDGCQTIGPYDKILKKDQAPCKYSACKGLELLIRHFAGCEMRVGGGCKHCKRMWQVLELHSRLCANSDVCRVPLCRI from the exons ATGGATAGGATGAATGAGGGGTTTCATCCGGAGAGAACATTGCCAAATCCACCTCCATTGCCAGTAGCTTTGACAACTTACTTATATAAGAGCAGGAAATCACCACATTGCTCCTTTTCTACCGCTACGAAGAATACATGGGATAGCCTCTTTGATGAAGGTTACAGAGCCGATGTCTCAATCTATACAGATAATGGTGGCATCATCTATGCACATGCTAGTATTCTG ggTATGGCTTCTTCAGTATTCAAAAGTATGTTGAACTTGAAACAGTCAAGAGCTCATAGTAGTAGCGGTCATAGGAGATCAATCTCTATACGTGGGGTTCCACCTGAAGGTGTTCAAATTTTCGTTAGATTCTTGTATTCTTCCTG CTTTGAAGAAGATAAAATGCAGGAGCATGCATTGACTGTATTGGTGCTCTCACATGCATATGCAATCCCCCATCTAAAGCGAAAATGTGAGTGTCAGCTACTGGACAAAGGATTGATAACTAGGGATAATGTGGTTGACATATTTCAGCTTGCACTTTTATGTGATGCCCCTCGGCTTAGCCTCTTCTGTCACCGCTTTATGCTCAAACATTTCAAGGCTATTTCTAGCACAGATGGATGGGATGCTATGAAAAAGAGTCACCCAGTGCTTGAAAAACAGATTTTGAAATCTGTAATTGATGAGGATATT AGGGATAAGGAAAGGGTAAGAAAAATCAATGAGAGAAAAGTGTACATGCAACTATACGAGGCAATGGAAGCTTTGGTTCACATATGCAAAGATGGTTGTCAAACCATTGGTCCATATGATAAAATCTTGAAAAAGGATCAAGCACCATGCAAATATTCAGCATGCAAAGGGCTAGAATTGCTCATTCGTCACTTTGCAGGATGTGAAATGAGAGTTGGTGGGGGCTGCAAACACTGCAAGAGAATGTGGCAAGTGTTGGAACTACATTCTCGCCTTTGTGCTAATTCGGATGTTTGTAGAGTTCCTTTATGCAG AATATAG